One part of the bacterium genome encodes these proteins:
- a CDS encoding PfkB family carbohydrate kinase — protein sequence MSYAVYVRPQKLAEILRRVEKTRVVVAGDPCLDANVYGRADSVAREAPVVALEAAEEVFAPGQATNVAANAAALGARVYFVGVAGDDERRVRLAELLNGLGVDAGGLVAEAGRPTTFKIKYVGREAQRHNQHLFHVYRQEKRPAARGTARRVRALAAAALKNARALVLSDYGNGTLSAGFAKWLIAESARRGVVSVANARGDLKKFRGAAAAVANMEELADLAGRNALAGGDLGAAIDAAAARLNVHYLVITAGEEGMYAWPVRGRALHLPTAARDVVDVTGAGDTVTAALAVALGAGLGLTAAATFANLAAAAVVARDGTSIARAAELKRFL from the coding sequence TTGTCGTATGCTGTTTACGTGCGGCCCCAAAAGCTGGCGGAGATATTGCGCCGGGTGGAGAAGACGCGCGTCGTCGTCGCGGGAGACCCGTGTCTGGACGCGAACGTCTACGGCCGGGCGGACTCGGTGGCGAGGGAAGCGCCGGTAGTCGCGCTCGAGGCGGCCGAAGAAGTGTTCGCCCCCGGTCAGGCTACGAACGTCGCCGCTAACGCCGCGGCGTTGGGTGCCCGCGTGTACTTCGTCGGCGTCGCCGGCGACGACGAACGGCGCGTCCGTTTGGCGGAACTTTTAAACGGATTGGGCGTGGACGCGGGCGGCCTGGTCGCCGAGGCCGGGAGGCCGACGACGTTTAAAATTAAGTACGTAGGCCGCGAAGCGCAACGGCACAACCAGCACCTCTTCCACGTGTACCGGCAGGAAAAGAGGCCGGCCGCCCGGGGGACGGCGCGGCGGGTGCGGGCTTTGGCCGCGGCGGCTTTGAAGAACGCCCGGGCGTTGGTGCTATCGGATTACGGTAACGGCACGCTCAGCGCCGGCTTCGCGAAGTGGCTTATCGCGGAGAGCGCGCGCCGGGGCGTCGTCTCGGTGGCGAACGCGCGCGGCGACTTAAAGAAGTTCCGCGGAGCCGCGGCCGCGGTGGCCAATATGGAAGAGCTAGCCGACCTCGCCGGACGTAACGCCTTGGCCGGGGGCGACCTCGGGGCCGCCATAGACGCCGCGGCGGCGAGGCTTAACGTCCACTATTTAGTTATTACCGCCGGTGAGGAGGGAATGTACGCGTGGCCGGTGCGCGGCCGCGCGCTGCACCTCCCTACGGCGGCGCGCGACGTGGTCGACGTAACGGGGGCGGGCGATACCGTAACCGCGGCGTTGGCGGTGGCGTTGGGAGCGGGTTTGGGTTTAACCGCGGCCGCGACGTTCGCGAACCTCGCCGCGGCGGCCGTCGTAGCTCGAGACGGGACGTCCATAGCCCGGGCGGCGGAGCTAAAGCGGTTCTTGTGA
- a CDS encoding helix-turn-helix transcriptional regulator, producing MVTLGEKIKKLRTARGYTQSAFARELDISPGYLSQLEMGLRKPSRDLIGRMADTLGASLDYLLRDDKGPSVEGVPEEIVEFFRSEHVTATDREELLSFFSWWRRERARRGRTPKVKKKKRT from the coding sequence ATGGTTACTCTTGGCGAAAAGATAAAAAAGTTGAGAACGGCGCGCGGTTATACGCAGAGCGCCTTCGCCCGGGAACTCGACATCTCGCCCGGGTATCTCAGTCAGCTCGAGATGGGTTTACGTAAACCGTCTCGCGACCTTATTGGGCGGATGGCGGATACGTTGGGCGCGTCGTTGGATTACCTGCTGCGCGACGATAAAGGCCCGTCGGTGGAAGGCGTCCCCGAGGAAATCGTCGAGTTTTTCCGCAGCGAACACGTGACGGCTACGGACCGCGAAGAGCTGCTGTCCTTTTTCAGTTGGTGGCGTCGTGAACGCGCGCGGCGAGGCCGGACGCCGAAAGTTAAAAAGAAAAAACGTACGTAG
- a CDS encoding SH3 domain-containing protein has protein sequence MAGRLIRTVILVLMSAGLAAAANVELKLSTPLEATLKDNFCLHVSPDGESDIIICLNAGAPLTLVARMKDKGTLEGEEGHWYRAEVMGGAEGWVFSTYLDIKPVGEGDATVAGSDCE, from the coding sequence ATGGCCGGCAGGTTAATTCGCACCGTAATATTGGTACTGATGTCCGCGGGGTTGGCGGCCGCCGCCAACGTCGAGCTCAAACTCTCTACGCCGCTCGAGGCGACGTTGAAGGATAATTTCTGCCTGCACGTATCGCCCGACGGCGAATCGGACATAATCATTTGCTTAAACGCCGGCGCGCCGCTGACGCTCGTCGCCCGCATGAAGGATAAGGGAACGTTAGAGGGCGAAGAGGGTCATTGGTATAGAGCCGAGGTAATGGGAGGCGCGGAAGGCTGGGTATTCAGCACCTATCTCGACATTAAGCCGGTTGGCGAAGGAGACGCGACGGTCGCCGGCTCCGATTGCGAGTAG